A region of the Chloroflexota bacterium genome:
TACGCCCAGCGGAAAGCCGGTGACATCGTTCAGTGTGGCTGTGTCAAGAAGCTGGCGTACGTCCGAAGGAGAGCGCAAGGAAGCAACCGAGTGGTTCAATGTTGTTTCCTGGGGCAACCTGGCGGAAATCTGCAATCAGCATTTGCGCAAGGGATCCCATGTTTACATCGAGGGGCGGTTACAGACCCGTAGTTGGGAAGATTCCAACGGCTCTCGCCACTTTCGCACCGAGTTGGTGGCCAACGAGATGATTATCTTGGACGGCCGATCTCATGTGGCAGACGATGATTTTGGCGAATTTGATTTCTAATAGCGAGGTAAAAAATGGCTGACACCAGGACAAGGAGACCTCGATTTCGTGGGTCAAGGCGACGCAGAGCTCGACGCCAGGTTTGTGGCTTCTGCGTGGACAAAGTCCAACATGTTGATTACAAGCAGAGTGACGCCCTTCGGCGTTACGTCACCGAACGAGGTCAGATCAGACCTCGCCGCAAGAGTGGCCTGTGCGCAAAACACCAGCGACGGGTGGCCCGCGCCGTGAAACGTGCCCGCTTCATGGCCCTCCTGCCCTACACAGCCGAGCAAATTCGGTTGCAAAGACGATAAATCAGGAAGAGCGATGGCTAAACGTCAAAGAAAAGAGCGTACGGAGCCCACCCGCAAGGAAACGGCCATGACCCGCAAGGAGCGCGAGCAAGCTCGCCGCGTGACGATTATCGTCGGCATTGCTCTGGGTCTCGCCGCTCTGGTACTCCTGGGTGGCCTGGTCTATCAGTTTCTGATCGTACCTAACTCTTCAGTCGCCAAGGTTGGAGACCAGTCGATCTCCGCAAGTGACCTGGCGGAACGGTCCAAGTTTCAACACCTCCAGACGGAAAGCCAGTTGAGCAATCTGATTCAACTCGACCGGCAGTTTTCGGCGGATAGCGAAACGGGCAGCGTTTTCGGCAGTCAGATTGCCCAACTTCAGAGCACGCTGGCCAATCCCGATGGACTCTCGAATCAGGTTTTGGAGGAGATGATCGACGAGGAGGTCATTCGTCAGGCCGCGGCCGAGCTTGGAATCGTGGTCGGGAACAACGAGGTTCAGCAGGGGCTGGAAGAGCTCATTGCCTCTCAGATGGGAGCTGTGACGGTGCCCCAGGCAACGGCTACTGCCGAGGCTCTTGCAGTGGCGACTCCCACGCCCAGCGCCGAGGTCTCAGATGGCGAAACTGTCGAGACACCGTTGCCGTCACCGACAACCCAGGTGTTGGATGCCGACGGCTTCACGGAGAACTTCAATCTGCTTATCGAAAACGTCAGTGGCGAGGCGGATCTTTCCAGTGGCCAGGTCGAGGGTGTCTATCGAAGCCTGATCACGCTGCAGCTGTTGCGGGAGAAGTTGCTTGGGCAATTGGGCGATGAAATGCCCAAGGCCGGGGAACAGGTTAGTGCCCGACATATACTCATTTCGCTGCCGGAAGATGCCTCGGAGGGCGATGAGCAGCAAGCTTTGGCCAGCGCTATCGAGATAAGCCAACGGCTCAAGGATGGTGAGGATTTCGCCGAACTGGCTGCCGAATTCTCCGAGGATACATCCAATGCCGAAAACGGCGGTGATCTGGGTTTCTTTGGACGGGGGCGCATGGTACCCGAGTTTGAGGAAGCAGCCTTCAGCTTGCCCATCGGCGAAATCAGTGACCCGGTGCGCACCGTGTTTGGATATCACATCATCCGGGTGGACGATTTCGACGAAGGCCAGCCCGATTTCAACGGTTGGCTTGTGGATCAAAAGGTAAGCCGGCTGATCGAGCGTAACCTGACCGACAGCTTGCTGCCCAACTTGCCTGAGACGAACCCGGCGCTGTTAGGTGGCTCCGCAAACCCATTGGCGCCCATTGCGCCGCCACCGGCTCAAGACCACAACGGCGGCATGTAATCACTGCGAAAAGCAAACGAAAACAGGGCGCTCCACCTGATCGGAGCGCCCTGTTGATTCGGGGACCTGGTTGAGGGATACGAGGGGCCATCCACGAATGCACGAATGGGCCAGGGTATCAGAGGGCCGAGAGTCACAGAAGCTTTGACACAGCGCCTCCGAAACTCCGATCCCCTCAGGCATGCCAGCGACGGGCTTCGGTTACATTGGGCAGACGTTCGATGCGGGTAAGGATTCGGCTGAGCTGTTCGGCATCGCGAATTTCCAGGGTAGCCGTCACCCGGGCCAGATGGCCCTTGATGCCGGCAACGGCGTGGGCATCGCGCATGTTGATCCGTTCATCTGCAACCAGGGCAGCGATATCCCGCAGCAGGCCTGATCGGT
Encoded here:
- the rpsR gene encoding 30S ribosomal protein S18, with the protein product MADTRTRRPRFRGSRRRRARRQVCGFCVDKVQHVDYKQSDALRRYVTERGQIRPRRKSGLCAKHQRRVARAVKRARFMALLPYTAEQIRLQRR
- a CDS encoding peptidylprolyl isomerase — protein: MPKAGEQVSARHILISLPEDASEGDEQQALASAIEISQRLKDGEDFAELAAEFSEDTSNAENGGDLGFFGRGRMVPEFEEAAFSLPIGEISDPVRTVFGYHIIRVDDFDEGQPDFNGWLVDQKVSRLIERNLTDSLLPNLPETNPALLGGSANPLAPIAPPPAQDHNGGM
- a CDS encoding single-stranded DNA-binding protein, whose translation is MSRGLNKVLIIGNLGADPEMRYTPSGKPVTSFSVAVSRSWRTSEGERKEATEWFNVVSWGNLAEICNQHLRKGSHVYIEGRLQTRSWEDSNGSRHFRTELVANEMIILDGRSHVADDDFGEFDF